One stretch of Salmo trutta chromosome 7, fSalTru1.1, whole genome shotgun sequence DNA includes these proteins:
- the isl2a gene encoding insulin gene enhancer protein ISL-2A yields the protein MVDIIFNSSFLGDMGDHSKKKSGIAMCVGCGSQIHDQYILRVAPDLEWHAACLKCAECSQYLDETCTCFVRDGKTYCKRDYVRLFGIKCANCNIGFCSSDLVMRARDNVYHMECFRCSVCSRHLLPGDEFSLRDEELLCRADHGLLMERASTGSPLSPGIIHSRSLHIADPVSVRQPPHRNHVHKQSEKTTRVRTVLNEKQLHTLRTCYNANPRPDALMKEQLVEMTGLSPRVIRVWFQNKRCKDKKRSIFMKQLQQQHHSDKTNLQGLTGTPLVAGSPIRHDNTDQGNPVEVQTYQPPWKALSEFALQSDLDQPAFQQLVSFSESGSMGNSSGSDVTSLSSQLPDTPNSMVASPVDT from the exons ATGGTGGATATTATATTCAATTCTTCTTTCTTGGGTGATATGGGGGATCATTCCAAAA AGAAGTCTGGAATCGCAATGTGTGTGGGCTGTGGGAGTCAGATCCACGACCAGTACATCCTGCGGGTCGCCCCGGACCTGGAGTGGCATGCTGCGTGTCTGAAGTGCGCGGAATGCAGTCAGTACCTGGATGAGACGTGTACTTGCTTCGTCCGAGATGGCAAGACATACTGCAAAAGAGATTATGTAAG ATTATTTGGGATTAAATGTGCAAACTGTAACATTGGCTTCTGCAGCAGTGATCTAGTGATGAGAGCTCGTGACAACGTGTACCACATGGAGTGTTTTAGGTGCTCGGTATGCAGTAGGCATCTCCTGCCGGGGGATGAGTTCTCTCTGCGGGACGAGGAGCTGCTGTGTCGGGCTGATCATGGTTTACTGATGGAACGGGCCTCAACGGGAAGTCCTCTCAGTCCGGGAATTATTCACTCCAGATCTCTTCATATTGCAG ATCCTGTGTCCGTTCGACAGCCTCCTCATCGGAACCACGTCCACAAACAGTCTGAGAAGACCACTCGGGTGCGAACAGTATTAAACGAGAAGCAGCTCCATACCCTTCGGACCTGTTACAATGCCAACCCAAGACCAGACGCACTTATGAAAGAACAATTGGTAGAGATGACCGGTCTTAGCCCAAGGGTCATCAGAGTTTGGTTCCAGAACAAACGTTGTAAAGACAAGAAGAGATCGATATTCATGAAGCAACTTCAACAACAGCATCACAGCGATAAAACG AATCTTCAGGGGCTGACGGGTACGCCTCTGGTGGCAGGCAGTCCAATTCGACACGACAACACGGACCAAGGGAACCCAGTAGAGGTGCAGACTTACCAGCCCCCATGGAAGGCCCTGAGCGAGTTCGCCTTGCAGAGTGATCTGGACCAGCCCGCCTTCCAGCAGTTG GTGTCTTTCTCTGAATCGGGCTCCATGGGTAACTCCTCCGGCAGTGACGTGACCTCCTTATCGTCGCAGTTGCCGGACACCCCGAACAGCATGGTAGCGAGTCCGGTGGACACGTGA